A part of Thioalkalivibrio sp. ALJ12 genomic DNA contains:
- a CDS encoding matrixin family metalloprotease, protein MAIPLWVLGGAGAVVLGGAVLLDGDPRDFLAGGGHPAAPGCAIPVEMHLGEIDPRFELEPDEVRRALDAAVAMWETHTEERLFTARDGEGMAVRLVFDERQAGAMARERSRAQLDQAQEDIDDARERLDRHRSALNADVELYERGVRGFDERRRAHEGRVADWNAGRGERSAQARERLEREARELREEHERLEERRRGLEDRRSDLNAAGRDLEREIAAFNEQVDQFNRTAAAGSGFDMAIYQQQGNRRSITVYKASDFDELRLTLAHELGHALGIGHVDDPAAVMHAELGPANAGREDLAAADRAALVESCGVELVKP, encoded by the coding sequence ATGGCCATACCATTATGGGTGTTGGGCGGTGCGGGTGCCGTGGTGCTGGGCGGCGCCGTGCTGCTGGACGGGGATCCGCGCGATTTCCTGGCGGGCGGCGGGCATCCGGCCGCTCCCGGCTGTGCGATTCCGGTGGAGATGCATCTGGGCGAGATCGACCCGCGCTTCGAGCTGGAGCCCGACGAAGTGCGCCGCGCACTCGATGCCGCGGTGGCGATGTGGGAGACCCATACCGAAGAGCGGCTGTTCACCGCCCGCGACGGTGAAGGGATGGCCGTGCGGCTGGTGTTCGACGAACGTCAGGCCGGCGCCATGGCGCGGGAGCGCTCGCGTGCGCAGCTGGATCAGGCACAGGAGGATATCGACGATGCCCGGGAGCGCCTGGACCGCCATCGCTCGGCGCTGAACGCCGACGTCGAGCTGTACGAACGCGGTGTGCGCGGGTTCGACGAGCGCCGCCGTGCGCACGAAGGCCGGGTCGCCGACTGGAATGCGGGGCGCGGGGAGCGCAGTGCGCAGGCCCGCGAGCGTCTGGAACGGGAAGCGCGAGAGCTGCGCGAGGAGCACGAACGACTGGAAGAGCGCCGCCGCGGGCTGGAGGATCGCCGGTCGGATCTGAACGCGGCCGGTCGCGACCTGGAACGCGAGATCGCCGCCTTCAATGAGCAGGTCGATCAGTTCAACCGGACAGCGGCTGCGGGCAGCGGTTTCGACATGGCGATCTACCAGCAGCAGGGCAACCGTCGCAGCATCACGGTCTACAAGGCGAGCGACTTTGACGAACTGCGCCTGACGCTGGCACACGAGCTCGGCCATGCGCTGGGGATCGGGCACGTCGATGACCCCGCCGCGGTCATGCACGCGGAGCTGGGCCCCGCGAACGCGGGCCGCGAGGACCTGGCCGCGGCGGATCGTGCCGCGCTGGTGGAGTCGTGCGGGGTGGAGCTGGTGAAGCCGTGA
- the proB gene encoding glutamate 5-kinase produces the protein MSTRALRELPAIRRVVVKIGSALITADGAGLDRPALESWAHQIAALRRKGLEVILVSSGAVAEGMRRLGMSERPHQLHRLQAAAAVGQMGLVQAYEREFASHDLHAAQVLLTHDDLADRSRYLNARSTMQALLEMGTIPVVNENDTVAYEEIRLGDNDTLAALVANLVVADLLLILTDQDGLFDRDPRQHADAELIHEGRATDTELHRFVAADFGRLGRGGMATKLKAAERAARSGTHTVIASGREAQVIGRVLKNERLGTWLKPDREPLAARKRWLADQLHSRGELLLDAGAARVLRESGRSLLPVGVVGLRGDFRRGEVVTCVDPDGRPVARGLTNYASSEVERIRGLRADHVEAELGYLLEPELIHRDNLVLL, from the coding sequence GTGAGCACCCGCGCCCTGCGCGAACTCCCGGCCATCCGCCGCGTGGTGGTCAAGATCGGCTCCGCGCTGATCACCGCCGATGGCGCGGGCCTGGATCGCCCGGCGCTGGAATCCTGGGCTCACCAGATCGCCGCGCTGCGGCGCAAGGGGCTGGAGGTCATCCTGGTCTCCAGTGGCGCCGTGGCCGAGGGCATGCGCCGGCTCGGGATGAGCGAGCGCCCGCACCAGCTGCATCGCCTGCAGGCCGCCGCGGCCGTGGGGCAGATGGGTCTGGTGCAGGCCTACGAGCGGGAGTTCGCAAGCCACGACCTGCACGCGGCACAGGTCCTGCTGACGCATGACGACCTCGCCGATCGCTCGCGCTACCTGAATGCCCGTTCGACCATGCAGGCCCTGCTGGAGATGGGGACCATCCCCGTGGTGAACGAGAACGACACGGTCGCCTACGAGGAGATTCGGCTGGGGGACAACGACACCCTGGCGGCCCTGGTCGCCAACCTCGTGGTCGCAGACCTGCTGCTGATCCTGACCGACCAGGACGGCCTGTTCGACCGTGATCCGCGCCAGCACGCCGACGCAGAGCTGATCCACGAGGGCCGCGCCACGGATACCGAACTGCACCGCTTCGTGGCTGCCGATTTCGGGCGCCTGGGGCGCGGCGGCATGGCCACCAAGCTCAAGGCCGCGGAGCGCGCCGCGCGCTCCGGCACGCATACCGTGATCGCCTCCGGGCGCGAGGCCCAGGTGATCGGCCGCGTGCTGAAGAACGAGCGCCTGGGCACCTGGCTAAAGCCCGACCGCGAGCCGCTGGCCGCGCGCAAGCGCTGGCTGGCCGACCAGCTGCATTCGCGCGGCGAACTCCTGCTGGATGCCGGCGCAGCACGCGTACTGCGCGAGTCGGGCCGCAGCCTGCTGCCGGTGGGCGTGGTGGGCCTGCGCGGCGACTTTCGCCGCGGCGAGGTCGTGACCTGCGTCGACCCGGACGGCCGCCCGGTCGCGCGCGGGCTGACCAACTACGCCTCCAGCGAGGTGGAACGCATCCGCGGCCTGCGCGCGGACCATGTCGAGGCGGAGCTTGGCTACCTCCTGGAACCCGAGCTCATTCACCGCGACAATCTCGTTCTCTTGTAG
- a CDS encoding DUF3617 family protein, with protein MMPRSSLYSLLAAVPFAFLPLVAQAETPNIQPGEWEYTNTTTMDGAHQMPEQTETYTECVTEDDLARGEEMIEAPDGCSVDSMDMRADGVDYTMTCTDPDGTSMDMQGSMQFMGDRAEGEMTSEIDSPMGPMSVRISVEGQRIGDC; from the coding sequence ATGATGCCTCGTTCCAGCCTTTACAGCCTGCTGGCCGCCGTCCCGTTCGCGTTCCTGCCACTGGTGGCCCAGGCCGAAACACCGAATATCCAGCCGGGCGAGTGGGAGTACACGAACACCACCACCATGGACGGCGCGCACCAGATGCCGGAGCAGACCGAGACCTACACCGAGTGCGTGACCGAGGACGACCTCGCGCGCGGCGAGGAGATGATCGAGGCACCGGACGGCTGCAGCGTGGACAGCATGGACATGCGCGCGGACGGTGTGGACTACACCATGACCTGCACCGATCCCGACGGCACCAGCATGGACATGCAGGGCTCAATGCAGTTCATGGGGGATCGAGCGGAGGGAGAGATGACCAGCGAGATCGACTCGCCGATGGGTCCCATGTCCGTGCGAATCTCGGTTGAAGGCCAGCGCATCGGCGACTGCTAG
- the ruvC gene encoding crossover junction endodeoxyribonuclease RuvC, producing the protein MRILGIDPGSRITGFAVIEYAKGQGRSRGHGVIRPRSKGFPERLGEIFAGVVEVISELKPDVLAIETVFVARNAQSAIKLGHARGAAICAATQAGLPVHEYAPRAIKMAVVGVGSADKEQVQHMMQQLLRLTEPASSDAADALAVALCHAHTAQHQARLAGAASAVIGGRP; encoded by the coding sequence ATGCGTATCCTTGGTATCGATCCCGGCTCGCGGATTACCGGCTTTGCGGTGATCGAGTATGCCAAAGGCCAGGGCCGTTCCCGCGGCCATGGCGTGATCCGGCCCAGATCCAAGGGGTTTCCCGAGCGCCTGGGCGAGATCTTCGCCGGTGTCGTTGAGGTGATCAGCGAACTCAAGCCCGACGTACTGGCGATCGAAACGGTGTTCGTCGCGCGCAATGCGCAGTCGGCGATCAAGCTGGGGCACGCCCGGGGGGCCGCCATCTGCGCGGCGACCCAGGCCGGGCTCCCGGTACATGAATATGCGCCGCGTGCGATCAAGATGGCGGTGGTCGGCGTGGGCAGCGCGGACAAGGAGCAGGTCCAGCACATGATGCAGCAACTGTTACGTCTGACCGAACCGGCCAGCAGCGATGCCGCCGATGCCCTGGCCGTCGCGCTGTGCCATGCCCATACCGCCCAGCACCAGGCGCGTCTGGCAGGGGCCGCCTCGGCCGTGATCGGGGGGCGCCCATGA
- the cgtA gene encoding Obg family GTPase CgtA, which yields MKFIDEATITVKAGDGGNGCVSFRREKFIPFGGPDGGDGGDGGSVWLVGDEGLNTLADFRYQRRFDAQRGENGMGRQRTGASGADLEIPVPVGTQVRDADTDEVLGDITRDGERLLVAQGGFHGLGNTRYKSSTNQAPRQSKPGTPGELRKLALELMVLADVGLLGLPNAGKSTLLSRASAARPKIADYPFTTLIPQLGVVRIGPNQSFVMADIPGLIEGAAEGAGLGTRFLKHLARTRLLLHVVDVAPPDPEADPVADMQTALGELERHSDELAGRPRWIVLNKKELLDAEALETLITRVREVAGGERPVFTISAATGDGVDALMQAVMRHVEAANQEPATAPTATGEAGEDHA from the coding sequence ATGAAGTTCATCGACGAGGCAACCATTACCGTGAAGGCCGGCGACGGCGGGAACGGCTGCGTGAGCTTTCGCCGCGAGAAGTTCATCCCGTTTGGCGGGCCGGACGGCGGTGACGGGGGCGATGGCGGCTCTGTGTGGCTGGTCGGCGACGAGGGGCTCAACACCCTGGCCGACTTCCGCTACCAGCGCCGCTTCGACGCCCAGCGTGGCGAGAACGGCATGGGGCGCCAGCGCACCGGTGCCTCCGGCGCGGACCTGGAGATCCCGGTCCCGGTCGGCACCCAGGTCCGTGACGCCGATACCGACGAGGTCCTGGGCGATATCACCCGCGACGGCGAGCGCCTGCTGGTCGCCCAGGGCGGCTTTCACGGGCTCGGCAACACCCGCTACAAGTCCTCTACCAATCAGGCCCCGCGCCAGAGCAAGCCCGGCACGCCGGGCGAGCTGCGAAAGCTGGCGCTTGAGCTGATGGTACTGGCTGACGTGGGGCTTCTGGGCCTGCCGAATGCCGGCAAGTCCACCCTGCTCTCGCGCGCCTCGGCCGCACGTCCGAAGATCGCGGATTACCCGTTCACCACCCTGATCCCGCAGCTGGGCGTGGTGCGCATCGGACCGAACCAGAGTTTCGTGATGGCCGATATCCCCGGCCTGATCGAGGGCGCGGCCGAGGGCGCCGGGCTGGGCACCCGCTTTCTCAAGCACCTGGCGCGCACCCGTTTGCTCCTGCACGTGGTCGACGTGGCACCGCCCGACCCCGAGGCCGATCCGGTCGCAGACATGCAGACCGCGCTGGGCGAGCTCGAACGCCACAGCGACGAACTGGCCGGCCGTCCGCGCTGGATCGTGCTGAACAAGAAGGAACTGCTGGACGCCGAGGCCCTCGAGACCCTGATCACGAGGGTGCGCGAGGTGGCGGGCGGCGAGCGCCCGGTGTTCACCATCTCCGCCGCCACCGGCGACGGGGTGGACGCGCTGATGCAGGCCGTCATGCGCCACGTCGAAGCGGCGAACCAGGAACCCGCTACGGCCCCCACGGCGACCGGCGAGGCCGGGGAGGATCACGCGTGA
- a CDS encoding YebC/PmpR family DNA-binding transcriptional regulator codes for MAGHSKWANIQHRKNAQDAKRGKLFTKLIREITVAARQGGSDPETNPRLRLAIDKALGANMTRDTIERAAKRGAGESDGAAMEEIRYEGYGPGGAAILVDCMTDNRNRTVAEVRHAFSKMGGNLGTDGSVAYLFQNKGVVRFAPGLDDETVMEAALEGGAEDVQVEDDGAIEVITEPDAYQDVRQALLDRGLEPESSEVTWRPETLSPLDAETAESVLKLLEMLDDLDDVQNVFTNADFPEGVGQ; via the coding sequence ATGGCAGGCCACAGCAAGTGGGCGAACATCCAGCATCGCAAGAACGCCCAGGACGCCAAGCGCGGCAAACTCTTTACCAAGCTGATCCGCGAGATCACCGTCGCTGCCCGGCAGGGCGGGTCCGACCCCGAGACCAATCCGCGCCTGCGCCTGGCGATCGACAAGGCGCTTGGCGCCAACATGACGCGGGATACCATCGAGCGCGCGGCCAAGCGCGGCGCCGGTGAGTCCGACGGGGCCGCGATGGAGGAGATCCGCTACGAGGGTTATGGCCCGGGCGGTGCGGCGATCCTGGTCGACTGCATGACCGACAATCGCAACCGGACAGTGGCCGAGGTCCGCCACGCCTTCTCCAAGATGGGTGGCAACCTGGGGACCGATGGCTCGGTGGCCTATCTGTTCCAGAACAAGGGCGTGGTCCGCTTTGCGCCCGGTCTGGACGACGAGACGGTCATGGAGGCCGCGCTGGAGGGCGGCGCCGAGGATGTGCAGGTCGAGGACGACGGCGCAATCGAGGTGATTACCGAGCCCGATGCCTATCAGGACGTGCGCCAGGCGCTGCTGGACCGCGGACTGGAGCCGGAGAGCTCCGAGGTCACCTGGCGCCCGGAGACCCTGTCGCCACTGGATGCGGAGACCGCCGAGTCCGTGCTGAAGCTCCTGGAGATGCTGGACGACCTGGACGACGTGCAGAACGTCTTTACCAACGCCGATTTCCCGGAAGGCGTGGGGCAGTGA
- a CDS encoding OmpP1/FadL family transporter, giving the protein MTHHSTHRLALSVAVAGAMFAAPTTLLAAGFYIQEQGVAGLGRAYAGEAAAANDASTIYFNPAGMTRLQSGEFQANVHLLMPRTRMSDRGSSATGAFGEQATDGGNGGNPYEPTPVPNLYWAERYGERLWLGVGLTAPYGLANDYDDDFFGRYDSTETDLKVINLHPSMAFELSERVSIGGGLDLHYANATLRSAIPSPAGPDPDTDGEFKLEGDSWDVGFNLGLQADLTDATRLGLHYRHGVSQNLRGTATITPPAGTGADTNTMSAQAELKLPDIASVALSHEFDARWTGLVQYTWFRWSNFDEIDVRGSGGGSIQTLDQNYRDSYAIALGAEYQANPQWTLRAGIQYDRTPTRDGFRSTRTPDGDRTWYTVGASYRASDRFSFDFGYAYIDVGSESIELESEFANVGVTTETRGRTRGDVHVLSAGLRYRF; this is encoded by the coding sequence ATGACGCACCATTCCACGCACCGACTGGCGCTCAGTGTCGCCGTCGCCGGCGCCATGTTCGCCGCACCAACCACCCTGCTCGCGGCGGGGTTCTACATCCAGGAACAGGGCGTTGCGGGCCTTGGCCGGGCCTATGCCGGCGAGGCCGCCGCCGCCAATGACGCCAGCACCATCTACTTCAACCCGGCCGGCATGACGCGTCTGCAAAGCGGCGAGTTTCAGGCCAACGTGCACCTGCTGATGCCGCGCACACGCATGAGCGACCGGGGCTCCTCGGCCACCGGCGCCTTCGGCGAACAGGCCACCGACGGTGGCAACGGCGGCAACCCGTACGAGCCGACCCCCGTCCCGAACCTCTACTGGGCCGAGCGCTATGGCGAGCGCCTGTGGCTGGGCGTGGGGCTGACCGCACCCTATGGCCTGGCCAACGACTACGACGACGACTTCTTCGGCCGCTACGACTCCACCGAGACCGACCTGAAGGTGATCAACCTGCACCCGTCGATGGCCTTCGAGTTGAGCGAGCGCGTCTCCATCGGCGGCGGCCTGGACCTGCACTACGCGAACGCCACGCTGCGCAGCGCCATCCCCTCGCCCGCGGGACCGGATCCGGACACCGATGGCGAATTCAAGCTGGAGGGCGACAGCTGGGATGTCGGTTTCAACCTGGGCCTGCAGGCCGACCTGACCGACGCGACCCGGCTGGGCCTGCACTACCGCCACGGGGTCAGCCAGAACCTGCGTGGCACCGCGACGATCACGCCCCCGGCCGGGACCGGTGCGGATACCAACACCATGTCCGCGCAGGCCGAACTGAAACTGCCGGATATCGCGAGCGTCGCCCTGTCGCACGAGTTCGATGCCCGCTGGACCGGGCTTGTGCAGTACACCTGGTTTCGCTGGTCGAACTTCGACGAGATCGATGTTCGCGGCAGCGGTGGCGGTTCCATCCAGACCCTGGATCAGAACTATCGCGACAGCTATGCGATCGCCCTGGGCGCAGAATATCAGGCCAACCCGCAGTGGACGCTGCGCGCCGGAATCCAGTACGACCGCACACCGACCCGCGACGGATTTCGCAGCACGCGCACACCGGATGGCGACCGCACCTGGTACACGGTCGGCGCCAGCTACCGCGCCAGCGATCGCTTCAGTTTCGACTTCGGCTATGCCTATATCGACGTTGGCAGCGAGTCGATCGAGCTCGAATCGGAGTTTGCCAATGTCGGGGTAACCACCGAGACTCGCGGGCGCACGCGGGGCGATGTACACGTCCTGTCGGCCGGATTGCGCTACCGCTTCTGA
- a CDS encoding DJ-1 family glyoxalase III: protein MTQETPRVLVPLAAGAEELEAVTIIDLLRRARFEVTVAGLEQGPVRCSRGTVIQPDATLEAVQDDAFDLIVLPGGLPGADHLRDDPRVQAMLRAQAERDGWLGAICAGPKALAQAGVLEGRRVTSFTGALDESGIPSTGGLVEVDERIITGRGPGAAMDFALTLIEQLAGREAREAVEGPLLRP from the coding sequence ATGACGCAGGAAACACCGCGTGTCCTGGTGCCGCTGGCGGCCGGGGCCGAGGAGCTGGAGGCCGTCACCATCATCGACTTGTTGCGCCGCGCGCGCTTCGAGGTCACGGTCGCGGGGCTCGAGCAGGGCCCCGTGCGCTGTTCCCGCGGGACGGTGATCCAGCCGGACGCCACGCTGGAAGCAGTTCAGGACGATGCCTTCGACCTGATCGTGCTGCCCGGTGGGCTACCGGGCGCCGATCACCTGCGCGACGATCCACGGGTACAGGCAATGCTGCGGGCACAGGCCGAGCGCGACGGCTGGCTGGGCGCGATCTGCGCCGGGCCCAAGGCGCTGGCGCAGGCGGGTGTGCTTGAAGGTCGCCGCGTGACCTCGTTTACCGGGGCACTGGACGAATCGGGTATCCCCTCTACCGGGGGGCTCGTGGAAGTCGACGAGCGCATCATCACCGGACGTGGTCCGGGGGCGGCGATGGACTTTGCCCTGACGCTGATCGAGCAGCTGGCCGGGCGCGAGGCCCGCGAGGCCGTCGAGGGACCGTTGCTGCGTCCTTAG
- the ruvA gene encoding Holliday junction branch migration protein RuvA gives MIARLEGTLISREVNGVVIDAGGVGYEVEVPLSTLAALPEPGGSVVLTTHLVVREDAHQLFGFMHKRDRDLFRRLIRVNGIGAKLALAMLSTYAGDELASLISGGDVTGLAKVPGIGKRTAERVVLELGERLAEMGFAATPGVAGAGVDAPAAAMDGEALAALESLGYQRASAEKMVAAVRDQADSVETLVRLALRATVRR, from the coding sequence ATGATTGCCCGGCTGGAGGGGACGCTGATCAGCCGCGAGGTGAATGGCGTGGTCATTGATGCGGGTGGCGTGGGCTACGAGGTCGAGGTTCCGCTCTCCACGCTGGCGGCCCTGCCGGAGCCGGGCGGCAGTGTCGTGCTGACCACGCACCTCGTGGTACGCGAGGATGCGCACCAGCTGTTCGGGTTCATGCACAAGCGCGACCGCGATCTGTTCCGGCGTCTGATCCGGGTCAACGGGATCGGGGCCAAGCTCGCGCTGGCGATGCTCTCGACCTACGCGGGCGATGAACTGGCCAGCCTGATCAGCGGCGGTGACGTGACCGGACTGGCCAAGGTCCCGGGGATCGGCAAGCGCACGGCCGAACGGGTGGTGCTGGAGCTCGGCGAGCGACTGGCCGAGATGGGATTCGCGGCCACGCCGGGTGTCGCCGGCGCAGGGGTCGATGCCCCGGCCGCCGCGATGGACGGCGAGGCCCTGGCGGCGCTCGAGTCGCTGGGTTATCAGCGCGCCAGCGCGGAGAAGATGGTCGCCGCCGTGCGCGATCAGGCCGATTCGGTAGAGACGCTGGTGCGCCTGGCATTGCGCGCGACCGTCAGGCGCTGA
- a CDS encoding RidA family protein, whose protein sequence is MSREIIQTENAPAAIGPYSQAVRAGDTLYLSGQIPLDPATMELVDGGIEDQIRRVFDNLKAVLEAAGADFSDIAKLNIFLIDLTHFPLVNKIMSEVFAEPYPARAAIGVAALPKGAQVEMDAIAWCPRG, encoded by the coding sequence ATGTCGCGCGAAATCATCCAGACCGAAAATGCCCCGGCCGCGATCGGCCCCTACTCCCAGGCCGTGCGTGCCGGCGACACCCTGTACCTGTCCGGCCAGATCCCGCTGGACCCGGCCACGATGGAGCTGGTCGACGGCGGCATCGAAGACCAGATCCGCCGCGTGTTCGACAACCTGAAGGCCGTGCTGGAGGCCGCCGGTGCGGATTTCTCCGACATCGCCAAGCTGAACATCTTCCTGATCGACCTGACCCACTTCCCGCTGGTCAACAAGATCATGAGCGAGGTCTTCGCCGAGCCGTACCCGGCCCGCGCCGCAATCGGCGTAGCCGCCCTGCCCAAGGGTGCGCAGGTGGAGATGGACGCCATCGCCTGGTGCCCGCGCGGCTGA
- the recG gene encoding ATP-dependent DNA helicase RecG, translating to MRRWRWTPSPGARAADPRAATAVDLQAPLTGFKGVGPAVAERLARLGLEQARDLLLHLPLRFEDRTRLTPIRALRPGLPALFEGRVTHAEVVHRRRRMLVVTLEEDGASILLRFFHFGSGQQRRLSPGTRIRAFGEPRGMPGAMECVHPELQVVGTKPPVLETHLTPIYPTTEGISQKLLRQLVTEVLPTTGQLPDLLPELNQRQLPGLHTALQQLHHPPARAEALDALDTAEQRGPARTRLALEELTAHQLARMEQSRAPQDTRRAPVIRPEGALWRQLRDQLPFEPTGAQDRVIHEVREDLARPAPMNRLVQGDVGSGKTLVAVAAALAAVEAGHQVAFMAPTELLARQHGRNLAMWLEPLGVSVAWLGGRQGASERSQLLSELASGQRQVAIGTHALFQEEVRFQRLGLAIIDEQHRFGVHQRMALRDKGNGQTPHQLIMTATPIPRTLAMALYADLDSSVIDERPPGRTPVRTALISHERRDEVIERIRAACGSGTQAYWVCPLVEESEQLEAESAEATAERLREALPELNIGLAHGRMKGPERDTVMERFRAGALDLLVATTVIEVGVDVPNASLMIIENAERMGLSQLHQLRGRVGRGNTASACVLLYRPPLGETARERLEAMRRTDDGFEIAEVDLRLRGPGELLGTRQTGDRSFRVADWSRDQDLLEEATELALRVREDRPRAAALIERWLGSATRYATVG from the coding sequence GTGCGCAGGTGGAGATGGACGCCATCGCCTGGTGCCCGCGCGGCTGATCCGCGCGCGGCGACCGCGGTGGACCTTCAGGCACCGCTGACGGGGTTCAAGGGCGTCGGCCCCGCAGTGGCCGAGCGTCTGGCCCGCCTGGGCCTGGAACAGGCCCGCGACCTCCTCCTGCACCTGCCGCTGCGCTTCGAGGACCGTACCCGGCTGACCCCGATCCGCGCCCTGCGCCCGGGACTCCCCGCCCTGTTCGAGGGCCGGGTTACCCATGCCGAGGTCGTCCATCGCCGCCGACGCATGCTGGTGGTCACGCTGGAAGAGGACGGCGCGTCCATCCTGCTGCGATTCTTCCATTTCGGCAGTGGTCAGCAACGCCGCCTGAGCCCGGGCACGCGCATTCGCGCCTTTGGCGAGCCCCGCGGTATGCCCGGCGCAATGGAGTGCGTGCACCCGGAACTCCAGGTGGTGGGCACGAAACCGCCCGTGCTGGAGACCCACCTCACTCCGATCTATCCCACCACCGAGGGCATCTCGCAGAAGCTCCTGCGCCAGCTGGTAACCGAGGTCCTGCCGACGACCGGGCAGCTGCCCGACCTGCTCCCGGAGCTGAACCAGCGCCAGCTGCCCGGGCTGCACACGGCCCTGCAGCAGCTGCACCACCCGCCGGCGCGGGCCGAGGCCCTGGATGCACTGGACACCGCCGAGCAGCGCGGGCCCGCACGCACCCGCCTGGCCCTGGAGGAGTTGACCGCCCACCAGCTCGCCCGCATGGAACAAAGCCGCGCCCCGCAGGATACGCGCCGCGCGCCGGTCATCCGCCCCGAGGGCGCACTGTGGCGACAACTGCGCGACCAGCTCCCGTTCGAGCCCACCGGCGCACAGGACCGCGTGATCCACGAGGTGCGCGAGGACCTGGCCCGCCCGGCTCCGATGAACCGGCTGGTGCAAGGCGACGTCGGCTCCGGCAAGACCCTGGTCGCAGTCGCGGCCGCCCTGGCGGCGGTGGAGGCGGGCCATCAGGTGGCATTCATGGCCCCCACCGAGCTGCTCGCCCGTCAGCATGGGCGCAATCTCGCCATGTGGCTGGAACCGCTGGGCGTGTCGGTGGCGTGGCTGGGCGGACGCCAGGGCGCCAGCGAGCGGAGCCAGTTGCTTTCGGAACTGGCCAGTGGTCAGCGCCAGGTCGCGATCGGCACCCACGCCCTGTTCCAGGAGGAGGTCCGCTTCCAGCGCCTGGGGCTGGCGATCATTGACGAACAGCACCGCTTTGGCGTGCACCAGCGCATGGCCCTGCGCGACAAGGGCAACGGCCAGACGCCGCATCAACTGATCATGACCGCGACCCCGATCCCGCGCACCCTGGCCATGGCCCTGTACGCCGATCTGGACAGCTCGGTCATCGACGAGCGTCCACCGGGGCGCACACCCGTGCGCACCGCACTGATCAGCCACGAGCGCCGCGACGAGGTGATCGAGCGCATCCGCGCCGCCTGCGGCTCCGGCACCCAGGCCTACTGGGTATGCCCGCTGGTGGAGGAATCGGAACAACTGGAGGCAGAGTCCGCGGAGGCGACCGCCGAACGCCTGCGCGAAGCGCTGCCGGAGCTGAACATCGGGCTGGCCCATGGGCGCATGAAGGGGCCCGAGCGCGATACGGTGATGGAACGCTTCCGCGCCGGCGCGCTCGATCTGCTGGTCGCGACCACGGTGATCGAGGTCGGCGTGGATGTCCCCAACGCCAGCCTGATGATCATCGAGAACGCCGAACGCATGGGGCTGTCGCAGCTGCACCAGTTGCGTGGACGTGTCGGGCGCGGCAACACCGCCTCCGCCTGCGTGCTGCTCTACCGCCCGCCGCTGGGCGAGACCGCCCGCGAGCGCCTCGAGGCGATGCGCCGCACCGACGACGGCTTCGAGATCGCGGAGGTGGACCTCCGGTTGCGCGGCCCTGGCGAGCTGCTGGGCACACGCCAGACGGGCGACCGCAGCTTCCGCGTGGCCGACTGGTCACGCGATCAGGACCTGCTGGAGGAGGCCACGGAACTGGCCCTGCGCGTGCGCGAGGACCGGCCGCGTGCTGCGGCCCTGATCGAGCGCTGGCTGGGCAGCGCCACGCGCTATGCCACCGTCGGCTGA
- a CDS encoding DUF3185 family protein: MIQILGIVLLVGGLIAAIVGLQDSFGLRERAARLFFGRFTRRTLALLIGGVTAAVVGLALLI; the protein is encoded by the coding sequence ATGATCCAGATCCTCGGCATTGTCCTGCTGGTCGGTGGCCTGATCGCGGCCATCGTCGGACTGCAGGACAGCTTCGGCCTGCGTGAACGGGCCGCCCGCCTGTTCTTCGGCCGCTTCACCCGGCGCACGCTTGCCCTGCTGATCGGGGGCGTCACCGCCGCGGTCGTGGGGCTTGCCCTCCTGATCTGA
- a CDS encoding GlsB/YeaQ/YmgE family stress response membrane protein, giving the protein MPVESLLLLLLVGGIAGWLAGLLVHGAGQGILLNIVIGVIGAVLGGWLFTQLGVPTAGLIGTLVAATVGAILLLALLRLIAPRKW; this is encoded by the coding sequence ATGCCCGTTGAATCACTGTTATTGCTGCTGCTGGTCGGCGGCATCGCCGGCTGGCTCGCGGGTTTGCTGGTCCACGGCGCCGGCCAGGGCATCCTGCTGAACATCGTGATCGGGGTCATTGGGGCGGTGCTGGGTGGCTGGCTGTTCACCCAGCTGGGGGTACCGACGGCCGGCCTGATCGGGACCCTGGTGGCGGCCACCGTCGGGGCGATTCTGCTGCTGGCGCTGCTGCGCCTGATCGCACCACGCAAGTGGTAA